From the Lathyrus oleraceus cultivar Zhongwan6 chromosome 3, CAAS_Psat_ZW6_1.0, whole genome shotgun sequence genome, the window ATATAAAAATTAAACAACCTAAGCCTTTCTATATATTTATACTAACTGGTGGTTTAAACAAATCACAAACAGCATCTAGTGAAAGATTTCAACCCTAACATgatataatacaaaagatgtAATATTCATAGTCAAAACGACAAAAAAAACTCTTGAAATATGTCATAACACTCTTAATATAAACtgataaaaaaaatttaaatattaatttcTTGCATTAACAATTGTTAGCTCTTGGTCAACAAAGCCTCGTACAATTACAAGTTTTGTTTAATGAAAGAAAGAAAGCAAAACCACTAATTATTCTGTAAAGTAATTGTTCAACATGTGCAAGAATTACTTCATAGTTAAGAGTTGAAATATTTTATATGTTTTGGTTTCTCTTTATCGAAAGGTGACCTAGGTTTCCTATACAATCATCTAACCTACctgtctctctctctctatcACATTTCCTCACATCCTCCAAAGATATAGACACAACATTTTAATCTTTAACTTCAACCTATGATTTTTTAAAAGTCTTGAATTAAGTATAATTAATGTGGTTTTCAAAgaaattaaattaataataaaacTTACATAGTTTAATCCCACCATGAATATTTTATTGGTGTATACTTTCCTAGTTGTGTGAGAATGGCTGCAACTTCCACCACTTTATTTGTCTCTCTGTCTCTCTCTTTCCCTTCCAATCTCATCCTATTCCGTTTTCTCAGCAGTACTCAATTGATCCATTTGTTTTTCTATTCGTTTTGAGGTTTGAATCATTGGACACTCTTAAATCTAATACtatttcttcttttttttattttttattaagAATTGCTGTATACTTATAATTTAATTGTTCATTACTATTCTAAAATTTCTTTCTTATTTAATTACTATAATTTTCTAtctttcttttttgtttttctACTTCTTTAGAACTTTGAGAGTATATGGCCGGCATAGACTTGGGTTCAGCATCACAACACTTTGTTCATCGTCTTCAACGCCCTGACCTAGAAGTTCATGATGAGAGTCAAGATCAAGATGGAAACAATAACCATGAAGGGCTTGATCTAGTTTCACCAAATCATGGTCTTGGTGATGTTGTTGGTCGTAGACCAAGGGGCAGACCTCCAGGCTCAAAGAACAAACCTAAACCTCCTGTGATCATTACAAGAGAGAGTGCAAACACGCTTAGGGCTCATATTCTTGAGGTTAGTAGTGGTTGCGACGTGTTTGACTCGGTCGCTACCTATGCGAGGAAGCGTCAAAGAGGGATCTGTGTTCTTAGTGGCAGTGGAACTGTCACTAACGTGACCCTGCGACAGCCAGCTGCCGCAGGATCTGTAGTGACACTTCATGGAAGATTTGAGATATTGTCTTTGTCTGGATCGTTTCTACCGCCCCCGGCTCCACCGGGGGCAACAAGTTTGAGTGTGTTTCTTGGCGGAGGTCAAGGTCAAGTCGTCGGAGGAAATGTTGTTGGCCCTTTGGTTGCTTCTGGACCGGTTATCGTTATTGCTTCGTCGTTTACTAACGTAGCGTACGAGAGGTTACCGTTAGATGAAGACGAATCTCTTCAGATGCAACAAGGGCAATCATCTGCAGGTGGTGGTGGTGATGGTGTTAATAACTCGTTTCCCGACCCGTCTTCGGGGCTTCCATTCTTCAACTTACCTCTAAATATGCCTCAATTACCTGTGGATGGTTGGAATGGAAACTCTGGTGGAAGACAATCTTATTGAGCTTAATCATGTTACAAAGGTGAGTTGAATTTCGTGATTTTAGTTTCCTTTGAATTAATCATTTGTGAAGAATTGAGGACTTGTTTTCTTGATTTAATTTCTTGGCTAGGGTTGTTGTAAGAACTCAGTTATAATTTCTAGGAACAATTGTAAAACATTAATTTCTCTTTGGTTGTTGGAGTTGTTAATTAGATGAATTAGATTCTTGTGATTAACCCTTGAGTTGAATAAATTATCATTGGCTTAATTTATTTGTTTCCATGCTTTAGATTTTGATGGAATGAATCAATCTGTGTTTGCTCTTACATGTTAAAACGAATCAAAATTAAAGTATTGAATTGAAACTATATGGATAACTTAATCTTTCTAAATAATCGATACAATTTGTCTTTTTTGTTGGCACTCAAAGAATACTTAATTAAAAGAATCCAAACATTATTGCTTTTGACCTAATGAAGATTAGCACCTCTCTCTTATAATTAATTCCACCATAAACAAGTGGGGAAAAACTAATTATATTTCTTAATTTTTGGGTTGTCATGTAGAAGTCGTctaaaaaatataatttatttgatTAATAAAAATGTACATGATTTTTTCTTTAGTAGTTCGAATCCAAACCGTTCCAGTCAAATGCAGTTGAATGTTCCTTAATAGTTATCAATTATTGAATTGGTTTAAAGCGgttatatatttatatttatgtATTAATGTAATACACACTTTTTTTGAAGTATCTAACTTGATTTCTTCCAAACTATTAATTTTAGATTTGGATTCAAGTGGAGAAGAGAAATCTGCAGAATGAAGAACAAATTTACATGTAGAGTCAAAGGGAAAAGATATGATATAAAAAAGGAAAAGGCTCTAAGTTGAGAGTGTTTTAGAATTTTTGTAGGGGTTTTCATTATAGAATTTATCTTAAGTAATCTTTAAAACAAACATTGTTAGAAGTCAAATAGGTTCTTCTATTGCCCTGAAAAACGTAAATAGATTCTAATCTTCATATATTACTATATTCATTTATTCAAAGAGACAAAATATATTTGTGCAAAACACTATATACTTTTAGATATAAGAATTTTGATAAGCTAACTTTGATTGCTAGATTGAGTGCACATATAAAACTGATTATAATTCgttttattttttatatttaaaaattcCTAAAGATTATACTATCACGTAAACTACCCAAGACTCGTCTTTAGGTAACAAAAGGGCATGTTTAACCATAAATTGTGTCTTAAAAAAGAATAACATGTGCATGCATGTAGTTTAGCCTTCATTAAATTATGTTATTGCATCCCACTCTCCTCGCTTGTAATATTTTCCAAGgcatataatatatataaaatataaaagGAGAGGTACTAAAGGTCGATAGTGTACAACAAGAGGACACAAGCAAACACAAGAGGTACTTTGTCAATAGCAAAAACAAATATACAGATCAAGAAATAGAGAGGAAATGAAACCGATCACCATAATAGAGAGAAAAAATAGAGTCAGCTAACAACCGAACAGAAACTCCAAAGACAAATAAAGAGAGCTAGATGTCCTAAATCAAGGATCAGCTAAAGCAAAAATCAATCTCCACCTAAACATCAAGAACACACTAAAGGGAAGGATGAAGACACTCATGCCATTATTGGCTTAATTGAAGGATAGAATTCTCGAGACAGACGAAAAATGCACATAAGTTATCCACGGATCTATCAAGATACTATTTCCATGCCAAAGCTGACACTCATGTCTTCCACGTCCTTCGGTGTCACTAAATTACCTAAAAACACTATATCATTCCAAACTTTCCACATAGACCAAATCACGACATGCAAAATCAGAAATAGATCTCCCTTAATTTTAGAAAAAACCACCAAGAGTATAGAAAATCTGAAAAAGAGTCATTATATCTTTAGGTAAAATCAAGCATTAATCCAGCCAACTAAAAATCATATACCAATATGGTGCAACTACCTCACAAGTCGCAAAAAGATGAGAAGACGACTAAATAGCCTTAAATAGAAAGAACGTATAAAACCCCACGAACCCAAAGGGGTCCCTCTCTTCTATATGTTCTCTCTGGTAGAAATTCAATCTTGAATGAGCTACCAAGAGAAAATAATTATTTTGTAGGGGACCCAATTGCCCCAGATACTAGGAAGAACTTGTGCAACAGACGATGCCTGATGATCACAGGGAAGCTCCCTGGTAAGGATGAGTGAATAAGCAGACAACATAGAGTAAAATCCATCTTTAGAGTGAAACCACCACCATTTGTCTGGATGAGCTGAAGGTATAAAATCCCTAATGATCAAGAGAAGATCAAAAACAACTCTAGCTCATGCTAAAAAATACGGACTCTTCTCCATCTAAGATCCCAAATCCAGGTCTGACCCTCCCATTTACCAACCTCTCTCCCGCAGAACGATCTTTCTACTCATATATAAAGAAAAGCCTAAGCAACTTACTCCAAAGAGGAATGACTCCCACCTAATGATCATTCCAAAAATAAATGAGAGAACCCGATCCAACTTGCCTTAGCAGACCATCGTGAAACCAATTAGAGAGGTAATCCATTTTAACCCATAGGAGAGACAGCCCTATCCACCAAGTAGATATAGATCACAAACACCTAACTATACGACCCATGATAGATGGAATTGGCATACTTCCATATATTGCGGATAAAATATTATGCTAGATACCCGAAGCTCCTACGTAAACATCATCTCCACTTATCTAAAAGAGCCAAATTGACCATCTGGGGTCACAAACACTTAGGCCACCAAACTCTATAGGCTTACACACATCAGCTCATCTCACTTAAGAAACCTTAGAAACTCCTATAACAACACCCAAAGGAATCTTATTTGAGTTTTCATAATCTTTCTCAAAACCTTAATAGGCATTTTAATGAAAGACAAAAAGAAGATAGAAATAGGGTGGAAATAGACTGGGCCGAGTTAGGCTTTGTCAAACCTAAGCCTGACCTACCCAAAAAAATGAAGCCTAAACTTGACCTATAGTCTGTCATAGGCTTATTTTTAGGCCCGAGCTTGGCCT encodes:
- the LOC127126911 gene encoding AT-hook motif nuclear-localized protein 23, with product MAGIDLGSASQHFVHRLQRPDLEVHDESQDQDGNNNHEGLDLVSPNHGLGDVVGRRPRGRPPGSKNKPKPPVIITRESANTLRAHILEVSSGCDVFDSVATYARKRQRGICVLSGSGTVTNVTLRQPAAAGSVVTLHGRFEILSLSGSFLPPPAPPGATSLSVFLGGGQGQVVGGNVVGPLVASGPVIVIASSFTNVAYERLPLDEDESLQMQQGQSSAGGGGDGVNNSFPDPSSGLPFFNLPLNMPQLPVDGWNGNSGGRQSY